The following are encoded together in the Iodobacter fluviatilis genome:
- a CDS encoding adenine phosphoribosyltransferase, producing the protein MSTLQAEPPYADYIRDRIRTVPNWPQAGVQFRDITPLLQDKKTFRVLVDIFVHRYMDMDLDMVAGVDARGFILGAVVAYELNLGFVPVRKKGKLPFLTVAEEYELEYGSATVEMHTDACKKGDRVLLIDDLVATGGTMVAAAKLLDRLGATVVEAAAIVDLPELGGSKIVREQGIPLFTVCDFAGH; encoded by the coding sequence ATGAGCACATTGCAGGCAGAGCCGCCATATGCAGATTATATTCGCGATCGCATTCGCACTGTGCCTAATTGGCCACAGGCTGGGGTGCAGTTTCGAGATATCACACCGCTATTACAAGATAAAAAAACCTTTCGCGTGCTGGTTGATATCTTTGTCCATCGTTATATGGATATGGATTTAGACATGGTGGCTGGCGTAGATGCCCGTGGGTTTATTCTGGGCGCAGTTGTGGCTTATGAATTAAATCTTGGCTTTGTGCCGGTACGAAAAAAAGGTAAATTACCTTTTCTGACTGTGGCAGAAGAATACGAGCTTGAATACGGCTCAGCCACGGTTGAAATGCATACCGATGCCTGCAAAAAAGGCGATCGCGTATTGCTGATTGATGATTTAGTGGCAACTGGCGGCACTATGGTCGCCGCAGCTAAATTATTAGATCGTCTTGGAGCAACCGTTGTTGAGGCTGCAGCAATTGTTGATTTGCCAGAGTTAGGCGGCTCAAAAATCGTACGTGAGCAGGGTATTCCCCTGTTTACGGTGTGTGATTTCGCCGGGCATTAA
- a CDS encoding bacilysin biosynthesis protein BacA has product MDSNFLNFGIANWHKVTIHTLGPNGTSSEAAASFFTQWFGRRYPDSCVQLHLCDSYEYARSSMEEHTPEVLIVANAYPQINTFYMDPRLSLVATFMFDTPLYGLVSKGPLSKKKLTVATHPAPVLLIEELLPQGLEVGSVIFALSTSAAAAAVARGEVDVALTTEVAAKIHGLQFISSTRPIRMLWSVFSLSSWCAQPSMLNVANG; this is encoded by the coding sequence ATGGACAGCAACTTTTTAAATTTTGGGATTGCTAATTGGCATAAAGTAACAATTCATACCTTAGGCCCCAACGGAACCAGTAGTGAAGCGGCTGCAAGCTTCTTCACTCAATGGTTCGGGCGGCGATATCCAGACTCATGCGTACAACTTCATCTCTGCGACTCTTATGAGTATGCCCGCTCCAGCATGGAAGAGCACACCCCAGAAGTGTTAATCGTGGCAAATGCTTATCCGCAAATTAATACTTTCTATATGGATCCGCGATTAAGCTTAGTTGCGACTTTTATGTTTGATACGCCGTTGTACGGCTTGGTGAGTAAGGGGCCGCTATCGAAAAAAAAGCTAACTGTAGCTACCCATCCTGCACCAGTGCTTTTAATTGAAGAGTTATTACCCCAAGGTTTGGAGGTAGGATCTGTAATCTTCGCACTTTCCACCAGTGCTGCAGCCGCAGCAGTGGCTAGGGGTGAGGTTGATGTGGCACTAACCACTGAAGTGGCGGCCAAAATTCATGGTTTGCAATTCATCTCTAGCACCCGTCCAATCAGAATGCTTTGGTCTGTTTTCTCACTTTCCAGTTGGTGTGCGCAACCAAGCATGCTTAATGTAGCCAATGGTTGA
- the glyA gene encoding serine hydroxymethyltransferase, whose product MFSKSATIAQFDPDLAAAIAGEVVRQHEHIELIASENYTSPAVMEAQGTQLTNKYAEGYPGKRFYGGCEFVDTVEQLAIDRVKALFGAEYANVQPHSGSQANQAVYFSILKPGDTIMGMNLGHGGHLTHGSPANLSGKMFNIVAYGLNENEEIDYDDMERVALETKPKLLIGGASAYALRFDWARMREIADKVGAYFMVDMAHYAGLIAAGVYPNPVPHAHFVTSTTHKTLRGPRGGLILAKAEFEKSINSNVFPTLQGGPLMHVIAAKAVAFKEAATPEFKVYQEQVLKNAQAMAAALIERGLRVISGRTESHVFLVDLRSKGLTGKAADALLGLAHITVNKNAIPNDPESPFVTSGIRLGSPAITTRGFKEAEAIIVANLIADVLDNPADEANIAAVAVKVKELTARFPVYGA is encoded by the coding sequence ATGTTCTCCAAGTCCGCTACTATCGCCCAATTCGATCCAGATCTAGCTGCAGCCATTGCAGGTGAAGTTGTTCGCCAGCATGAGCACATTGAGCTGATCGCGTCAGAAAATTACACTAGCCCTGCTGTGATGGAAGCACAAGGCACGCAACTGACCAATAAATACGCCGAAGGTTATCCTGGTAAGCGTTTTTATGGTGGTTGTGAATTTGTAGACACGGTTGAGCAATTGGCTATTGATCGGGTTAAAGCCTTGTTTGGCGCTGAGTATGCCAATGTGCAGCCGCACTCTGGCTCACAAGCTAACCAAGCCGTGTATTTTTCTATTCTGAAGCCGGGCGATACCATTATGGGTATGAACCTAGGCCACGGTGGTCACCTTACACACGGCTCGCCAGCTAATTTATCCGGCAAAATGTTCAATATCGTGGCTTATGGCCTGAACGAAAACGAAGAAATCGATTACGACGATATGGAACGCGTAGCGCTTGAAACCAAGCCTAAACTTTTGATCGGCGGTGCTTCTGCTTACGCTCTGCGCTTTGATTGGGCACGTATGCGCGAAATCGCTGACAAGGTTGGCGCTTACTTCATGGTAGATATGGCGCACTACGCTGGTTTGATCGCGGCTGGCGTGTATCCAAACCCAGTGCCACACGCTCACTTTGTAACATCGACTACGCATAAGACACTGCGCGGCCCACGTGGTGGTTTGATCTTGGCCAAAGCCGAATTCGAAAAATCGATCAACTCTAATGTGTTCCCAACGCTGCAAGGCGGCCCTTTGATGCACGTTATCGCGGCCAAAGCCGTGGCATTTAAAGAAGCGGCAACCCCAGAATTTAAAGTGTACCAAGAACAAGTATTGAAAAATGCACAAGCCATGGCTGCAGCCTTGATTGAGCGTGGCTTACGTGTCATTTCTGGCCGTACTGAATCGCATGTATTTTTGGTGGATCTGCGCTCTAAAGGTTTAACGGGTAAGGCTGCAGACGCATTGCTAGGCTTGGCACACATCACCGTCAACAAAAACGCTATCCCTAATGATCCAGAAAGCCCATTTGTGACTTCGGGTATTCGTTTGGGCTCGCCAGCGATTACAACGCGTGGTTTCAAAGAGGCTGAAGCGATCATCGTAGCCAACTTGATTGCTGACGTGCTGGATAATCCAGCAGATGAAGCAAACATCGCAGCCGTTGCAGTAAAAGTAAAAGAATTGACAGCGCGCTTCCCAGTTTACGGCGCTTAA
- a CDS encoding hypoxanthine-guanine phosphoribosyltransferase, translated as MTLELPEAQTIIDNSDCLHGEAEVLAALDRMAEAMTADLQYANPIVYTVMNGGLIVSGHLLPRLRFPLEVSYMHATRYRKETSGGMLDWKVKPQESMKGRVVVVVDDILDEGHTLAAILEFCREQGAKEVRVAVLVDKKHDRKALGVTADYVGLEVEDRFLFGCGMDYQGYWRNTLAIYAVKGM; from the coding sequence GTGACCCTAGAACTCCCTGAAGCCCAAACGATTATTGACAATTCGGATTGCCTGCACGGCGAGGCTGAAGTATTAGCCGCGCTAGATCGTATGGCAGAGGCGATGACGGCTGATTTGCAGTACGCCAACCCGATTGTTTACACCGTGATGAATGGTGGGCTGATTGTGTCAGGGCATTTATTGCCACGTTTACGCTTCCCTTTGGAAGTGTCTTATATGCACGCCACACGTTATCGTAAAGAAACCAGCGGCGGCATGTTGGATTGGAAGGTAAAACCACAAGAAAGCATGAAAGGCCGTGTGGTGGTGGTCGTGGACGACATCTTAGATGAAGGCCATACCTTGGCTGCTATCTTGGAATTCTGTCGTGAGCAGGGCGCAAAAGAAGTTCGCGTTGCGGTACTGGTTGATAAAAAGCATGATCGTAAGGCATTAGGGGTGACTGCAGATTACGTAGGTCTAGAGGTTGAAGATCGTTTCCTATTTGGTTGCGGTATGGATTATCAAGGCTATTGGCGCAATACACTCGCTATCTATGCGGTAAAAGGCATGTAA
- a CDS encoding Dabb family protein: MILHLVLFKFHESFKWSDIEIIDAETTTRQHPSHISEILGWACGRNISSRIQAADFMVMGLFENQETLSAFIIHPNHHQGVLKWQKLSSWQVIDIDIGNDTTKFFGLFNKWTDFSLPELEELQVS; this comes from the coding sequence ATGATTCTTCATCTTGTTCTTTTCAAATTTCATGAGTCATTCAAATGGAGTGATATTGAAATTATTGATGCAGAGACAACGACACGTCAGCACCCATCCCACATTAGTGAAATATTGGGATGGGCTTGTGGTCGAAATATCAGTTCGCGGATACAGGCTGCAGACTTCATGGTTATGGGTTTGTTTGAAAATCAAGAGACTCTTTCTGCTTTTATAATTCACCCCAATCACCATCAAGGTGTACTCAAGTGGCAGAAGCTTTCTAGCTGGCAGGTGATTGATATTGATATCGGTAATGACACTACAAAGTTTTTCGGGCTGTTCAATAAATGGACAGACTTCAGTTTACCGGAGCTCGAAGAGCTACAAGTTTCTTGA
- the ribD gene encoding bifunctional diaminohydroxyphosphoribosylaminopyrimidine deaminase/5-amino-6-(5-phosphoribosylamino)uracil reductase RibD, translating into MNPFDHQFMQLALRQAALGQNSATPNPCVGCVLVKDGQVVGAGFSQPAGAGVVQGAPGAHAEVMALSMAGDLARGATAYVTLEPCSHHGRTPPCADALLKAGVVRVVAALTDPNPLVAGQGLARLAAAGVEVSSGVLHAAALEHHKGFISRMVRSRPWLTVKMGASLDGRTALANGQSQWITGPAARSDVQKLRARSCAMLTGIGTVLADDPQLTVREFVIDRQPLRVVVDSQLRTPVSAKLFNQAGVLIVGAQDDELKRRALEAAGAEVLILADAHGRVDLAALLNELGLRGCNQVTVEAGGVLVGALFQAGLVDEMLLYQAPVMIGDTAKGIATLDLSDLKHKLQAKVLERRLFGDDLRLTLRFTDAGEFYVK; encoded by the coding sequence ATGAACCCGTTTGATCATCAATTTATGCAGCTGGCTTTGCGCCAAGCCGCTTTGGGGCAGAATAGTGCGACGCCTAATCCTTGCGTGGGCTGTGTGTTGGTGAAAGACGGGCAAGTGGTGGGCGCTGGGTTTAGTCAGCCTGCGGGTGCTGGTGTGGTGCAAGGTGCTCCTGGTGCGCATGCCGAGGTGATGGCCCTGAGTATGGCGGGCGATCTAGCCCGTGGTGCGACGGCTTATGTCACGTTAGAGCCTTGCAGCCATCATGGGCGCACACCGCCTTGCGCCGATGCCTTGCTGAAAGCGGGTGTAGTGCGCGTTGTTGCCGCGCTGACAGATCCTAATCCGTTGGTGGCGGGCCAGGGCTTGGCGCGTTTGGCTGCGGCAGGGGTTGAAGTGAGTTCGGGCGTGCTGCACGCAGCAGCATTAGAGCATCACAAAGGCTTTATTAGCCGCATGGTGAGATCCCGCCCTTGGCTGACGGTAAAAATGGGTGCCAGTTTAGATGGCCGTACGGCGCTCGCCAATGGGCAGTCGCAGTGGATTACCGGCCCGGCTGCAAGGTCTGATGTGCAAAAACTCCGTGCCCGATCTTGCGCCATGCTGACCGGTATTGGCACCGTTCTGGCGGATGACCCGCAACTGACGGTGCGAGAATTCGTGATAGACAGGCAGCCACTGCGTGTGGTGGTGGATAGCCAGCTTCGCACTCCTGTCTCGGCTAAGTTATTTAATCAGGCGGGCGTATTGATTGTTGGCGCTCAGGATGACGAGCTAAAGCGCCGAGCTTTAGAAGCCGCAGGGGCCGAAGTCTTGATTTTGGCCGATGCACATGGCCGTGTCGATTTAGCCGCCTTACTGAATGAATTAGGCCTCCGAGGCTGCAATCAAGTCACGGTTGAGGCGGGCGGCGTTTTAGTTGGGGCGCTGTTTCAAGCGGGTTTGGTGGATGAAATGCTGCTTTATCAAGCGCCTGTGATGATTGGCGACACGGCCAAAGGCATTGCCACGCTTGATTTATCCGATCTAAAACACAAGCTACAAGCTAAGGTATTAGAACGCCGTCTATTTGGAGACGATTTGCGTCTTACACTGCGCTTTACTGATGCTGGAGAATTTTATGTCAAATGA
- a CDS encoding NCS2 family permease, translated as MLEALFKLKEHGTNVKTEVIAGFTTFLTMAYIIFVNPAILAQTGMDFNAVFVATCLAAAFGTAVMALLANYPIALAPGMGLNAYFTFAVVKGMGVPWQTALGAVFISGVIFVLVSSFKIREVLVNAIPHSLKLAISAGVGLFLAIIGLKSAGLITASPVTMVQLGDIHAPSTLLAVFGFFLIVALEYRKVKGAIIIGVLGVTLLSILFGLTEFKGVFSPPPSIAPTFMQMDIKSAFNAGLIGVVFIFFFVDLFDTTGTLVGVAHRSGLLGKDGKLPRLKKALFADSSAIMVGAALGTSSVTAYVESAAGVAAGGRTGLTSLVVAILFLSALFVAPLAGTVPAYATAPALCYVAVLMARGLAEVDWDDITEAAPAVITAVGMPFTYSIADGIAFGFISYAAIKVLAGRYKDLSPAVLIITTLWIVKFAVFG; from the coding sequence ATGCTCGAAGCATTGTTCAAATTAAAAGAACACGGTACTAATGTTAAAACCGAGGTCATCGCTGGGTTTACGACGTTTTTAACTATGGCCTATATTATTTTCGTCAATCCAGCCATTTTGGCGCAAACCGGGATGGATTTTAATGCCGTGTTCGTAGCGACGTGCTTGGCTGCGGCTTTTGGTACCGCTGTGATGGCGCTGTTGGCTAATTATCCAATTGCGCTGGCGCCAGGTATGGGTTTAAACGCTTACTTTACCTTTGCCGTGGTGAAAGGCATGGGCGTGCCTTGGCAAACGGCCTTGGGTGCGGTGTTTATTTCTGGCGTGATTTTTGTGTTGGTTTCCTCGTTTAAAATACGTGAAGTGCTGGTGAATGCGATTCCGCACTCACTAAAGCTGGCGATATCAGCCGGTGTGGGCCTGTTTCTTGCCATTATTGGTCTGAAAAGTGCGGGTCTGATTACGGCATCACCGGTCACGATGGTGCAGTTGGGTGATATTCATGCGCCTAGTACTTTATTAGCCGTGTTCGGCTTCTTTTTAATTGTGGCTTTGGAATATCGCAAGGTAAAAGGCGCCATCATTATTGGCGTGCTGGGTGTAACACTATTGTCGATTTTATTCGGTTTAACCGAATTTAAAGGTGTGTTTTCTCCGCCTCCTTCGATTGCACCAACCTTTATGCAAATGGATATTAAAAGCGCATTCAATGCCGGTTTGATTGGCGTGGTGTTTATTTTCTTCTTTGTAGACCTATTTGATACTACAGGCACATTGGTGGGTGTTGCGCATCGCTCAGGTCTGTTAGGCAAAGATGGCAAATTGCCGCGTTTAAAGAAGGCGCTGTTCGCAGATTCTTCTGCCATTATGGTAGGGGCTGCACTGGGAACATCCAGCGTAACGGCCTATGTTGAATCGGCTGCCGGCGTGGCTGCAGGCGGGCGTACTGGCCTGACTAGCTTGGTGGTGGCCATTTTATTTTTGTCAGCATTGTTTGTAGCGCCACTGGCGGGCACGGTGCCCGCTTATGCAACGGCCCCAGCGCTTTGCTACGTGGCGGTGTTGATGGCGCGTGGTTTGGCTGAAGTTGATTGGGATGATATTACTGAAGCGGCACCAGCAGTGATTACTGCGGTAGGTATGCCATTTACTTATTCCATTGCTGATGGTATTGCCTTTGGGTTTATTAGCTACGCTGCGATTAAAGTGTTGGCTGGCCGTTATAAAGATTTAAGTCCTGCGGTATTGATTATTACCACGCTGTGGATTGTTAAATTTGCGGTATTTGGTTAA
- a CDS encoding Lrp/AsnC family transcriptional regulator produces MKELDNIDFKILTALQRDGRATNQMLADGIGMSASPCWRRVRQLEEEKYIQGYRAVLDRRKIGLGVMVFIRINIDCHGKAEAKKFEQKVMQLENVIACYSISGNADFLLQVVAKDLDSFAEFAMTVVRQLPGIKEMQSMFVLKEIKPFISFPLQ; encoded by the coding sequence ATGAAAGAACTTGATAACATTGATTTCAAAATACTTACCGCTCTACAGAGGGATGGCAGGGCAACCAATCAGATGTTGGCTGATGGTATTGGCATGTCGGCCTCGCCTTGTTGGCGTAGAGTTCGACAGTTGGAGGAAGAGAAGTACATTCAGGGTTATAGAGCAGTACTGGATAGACGTAAAATTGGGCTGGGAGTAATGGTGTTTATACGGATTAACATCGACTGCCACGGTAAGGCAGAAGCAAAGAAATTTGAACAAAAAGTAATGCAGCTAGAAAATGTAATTGCGTGCTACAGCATCAGTGGTAATGCAGATTTCTTATTGCAGGTGGTGGCAAAAGATTTAGACTCGTTTGCTGAATTTGCTATGACAGTTGTTCGGCAACTACCGGGTATAAAGGAAATGCAGAGCATGTTCGTACTCAAAGAAATCAAGCCTTTCATCTCATTTCCTCTCCAATGA
- a CDS encoding YfgJ family double zinc ribbon protein, whose protein sequence is MSNEIVQEAIPICPDCKRPLDVIAACGSVSYFCDHCNLLKSSKRVREANPELFKEAK, encoded by the coding sequence ATGTCAAATGAAATCGTGCAAGAGGCCATACCTATTTGCCCAGATTGTAAACGGCCTCTCGATGTGATCGCGGCCTGTGGCTCGGTTAGCTATTTTTGTGATCATTGCAATTTGCTCAAGTCTTCGAAGCGCGTGCGCGAAGCAAATCCAGAACTCTTTAAGGAAGCTAAATAA
- a CDS encoding TMEM165/GDT1 family protein produces the protein MIDTFLISTGVVAVAEIGDKTQLLALILAARFRRPLPIILGIFVATVLNHFAAGWLGLQVAGLVSPAVLRWVIGLGFLAIAIWALIPDEMGEEEAQIKPYGAFLAAAVAFFLAEIGDKTQVVTVALALKYQPLWAVIAGTTLGMMIADVPAVFVGKWIAARMHILRYVRFVAAAVFALLGVLALLGIGG, from the coding sequence ATGATTGATACATTTCTTATTTCTACAGGCGTAGTAGCTGTTGCCGAAATCGGCGATAAGACGCAATTACTCGCGTTAATATTGGCTGCGCGCTTTCGACGTCCTCTGCCTATTATTCTGGGCATCTTTGTTGCGACTGTACTTAATCATTTTGCTGCGGGCTGGCTTGGGCTGCAAGTGGCTGGCTTAGTGTCGCCCGCTGTTTTGCGTTGGGTGATTGGCTTGGGCTTCTTGGCCATTGCCATTTGGGCGTTGATTCCCGATGAGATGGGTGAAGAAGAAGCCCAAATTAAGCCCTATGGTGCCTTTTTGGCCGCCGCTGTGGCGTTCTTTTTGGCCGAAATCGGCGATAAAACTCAGGTTGTTACCGTTGCTTTGGCGCTAAAATATCAACCGCTATGGGCGGTGATTGCGGGTACTACCTTAGGCATGATGATTGCCGATGTACCTGCTGTGTTTGTGGGTAAGTGGATTGCGGCGCGGATGCATATCTTGCGCTATGTTCGTTTTGTTGCCGCTGCTGTTTTTGCATTGCTTGGGGTGTTGGCCTTGCTGGGTATTGGCGGTTAA
- a CDS encoding branched-chain amino acid transaminase, translating to MSNALSNPSTAPRKPHPWVYLDGQVVAVADAVVPVTTQAFAYGTGVFEGIRAYVAANGELNVFRLDDHLKRLANSARLLQLENLPLRSEFKSIILDLLRHNEASTDCYIRPLAYKKALLPGIGFGVKLTGVSSGLVINTLSMSAYMRADGIRCAISTWRRIPDVSLPARAKITGSYANSALAMESAQRNGFDDALMLNVHGNLAESTTSNVFVVKDGCLITPPLSAHILEGITRDTIITLAREDLGLKVIERDISFSELFSVDECFLAGTGVEIVPVTQIDHYILQESGVGEISAAIRSLYLKTVRGLNSKYTDWLSPVSN from the coding sequence ATGAGTAATGCTCTCAGCAATCCCTCAACTGCTCCTCGCAAGCCTCATCCTTGGGTATATCTTGATGGTCAAGTTGTCGCTGTAGCTGATGCCGTGGTGCCGGTAACGACTCAGGCATTTGCTTACGGAACGGGTGTATTCGAGGGTATTCGTGCTTATGTTGCTGCTAATGGAGAGCTAAATGTGTTCAGGTTGGATGATCACTTGAAGCGATTAGCAAATTCAGCTCGGCTACTGCAATTAGAAAATTTACCGCTGCGCTCTGAGTTCAAATCAATCATCCTTGATTTACTGCGGCATAACGAGGCATCAACCGATTGTTACATTAGGCCTCTGGCCTACAAAAAGGCACTCCTTCCTGGTATTGGCTTTGGTGTAAAACTAACTGGCGTCAGCTCTGGCCTAGTCATCAACACTCTATCCATGAGCGCCTACATGCGAGCTGACGGGATCCGTTGTGCCATTTCGACTTGGCGGCGAATTCCCGATGTTTCACTTCCCGCAAGAGCCAAAATCACTGGTAGCTATGCCAATTCGGCGCTGGCAATGGAGTCAGCACAACGCAATGGATTTGATGATGCATTGATGTTGAATGTGCATGGAAATTTGGCCGAGTCAACGACCTCAAATGTTTTTGTTGTGAAAGATGGCTGCCTTATTACCCCTCCTTTGAGTGCTCACATTCTTGAGGGCATTACTCGCGATACGATCATTACTCTCGCTAGAGAAGACCTAGGGTTAAAAGTCATAGAACGAGACATCTCGTTTTCTGAGCTGTTTTCAGTCGATGAATGTTTCTTAGCCGGTACAGGTGTTGAAATTGTACCTGTTACGCAAATTGATCACTACATACTTCAAGAGAGTGGCGTTGGCGAAATAAGTGCGGCAATACGGAGTCTCTACTTAAAGACAGTAAGAGGCCTGAATAGTAAATACACCGATTGGTTAAGCCCAGTATCCAATTAA
- a CDS encoding phenylacetate--CoA ligase family protein, which produces MYALFKPELLELARAVHQQHELFENNGILADELDKIQLERLRNTLRYVKANSPYYRAALSILTEGDIDACDWDMFRKLPFTTKNDLREAGHNMAAAPLNNAWIYYETTGTTGAATPCPRNEQDSIFNNTPLILRYKKIFLAHGQQHIVGVMGPTELHSTGDTFEDVCRSLGHTVVKMWPRSPVVGLERAVTLIKELKITALVCTPAVAISLARYQLQNEQSPSELGVKLIFTLGELTTPALLRNIGDVWGSAVYNCMYASQESSILAASDKDGNLCTVPLNVVYEVVNPQSGQVQEPEGSKMTGELVITHLYQGQKPLIRYRTGDMVRVKVMNNGGWQIIPIGRVRDTLIVNGNQHCAYDIEAALFEHLKGCLDYHIQVDAVAGVDQLRITLELENSVSKRNDLEAVTNFLEAKIGAHAHISIGSTDAVTGTAAMVSWKAARLHDKRNGSDNRERETALNIVAKRA; this is translated from the coding sequence GTGTACGCTTTATTCAAGCCCGAACTGCTGGAATTGGCTCGTGCTGTTCATCAACAACATGAATTGTTTGAGAATAACGGCATCTTAGCCGACGAGTTGGACAAGATTCAACTTGAGCGCCTTAGAAACACACTCCGCTATGTGAAGGCAAACTCACCTTATTATCGAGCGGCGCTGTCTATTCTGACTGAAGGCGACATAGATGCATGTGACTGGGATATGTTTCGAAAACTACCATTCACAACAAAGAATGATTTGCGCGAAGCTGGCCATAATATGGCCGCAGCTCCGCTGAATAACGCATGGATTTATTACGAAACCACGGGCACTACCGGTGCGGCGACACCCTGCCCACGTAACGAACAGGATTCGATATTCAATAATACGCCACTAATACTTCGTTATAAAAAAATATTCCTAGCTCACGGCCAACAACATATTGTAGGTGTGATGGGGCCTACTGAATTACATTCTACCGGCGACACATTTGAAGACGTTTGCCGAAGCCTAGGCCACACAGTGGTGAAAATGTGGCCACGATCGCCAGTCGTTGGGCTGGAACGAGCGGTTACACTAATTAAAGAACTGAAGATCACTGCGTTAGTTTGTACGCCAGCAGTTGCTATCAGTTTAGCTAGGTATCAACTCCAAAATGAACAAAGCCCATCCGAGCTGGGAGTCAAGCTGATTTTCACTTTGGGTGAACTGACCACTCCGGCGTTATTGCGCAATATCGGCGATGTGTGGGGCAGTGCAGTATACAACTGCATGTATGCCTCCCAAGAATCATCCATTCTGGCTGCAAGTGATAAGGATGGCAATCTTTGTACTGTTCCTCTGAACGTAGTTTATGAAGTGGTCAACCCACAGTCGGGGCAAGTACAAGAACCCGAAGGTTCCAAAATGACCGGAGAATTGGTGATTACTCACCTTTATCAAGGGCAGAAACCACTGATTCGTTATCGAACAGGGGATATGGTTCGGGTTAAGGTCATGAATAATGGTGGATGGCAAATTATCCCTATTGGTAGAGTTCGTGACACCTTAATCGTTAATGGCAACCAACACTGCGCCTATGATATTGAAGCTGCATTATTCGAGCATCTCAAAGGCTGCTTGGACTACCACATTCAGGTGGACGCTGTAGCTGGGGTCGACCAGTTACGAATTACATTGGAGTTAGAAAATAGCGTCTCAAAACGCAACGACTTAGAAGCGGTTACCAACTTCCTAGAAGCCAAAATCGGTGCTCATGCCCATATTTCCATAGGCTCTACCGATGCAGTTACCGGCACTGCAGCGATGGTTAGTTGGAAAGCGGCAAGGCTTCATGATAAACGTAACGGCAGCGACAACCGTGAGCGCGAAACAGCATTAAACATCGTCGCAAAGAGAGCCTAA
- a CDS encoding DUF2000 domain-containing protein, translated as MNFDATAHKCVIVVNSTLGLGHAANAVSVIGVSLGRSVAGLVGPDMQSLDNVNYPGVIYAPLPILLSTPEHLQQLQEKALADEEIHAMPFSALAQSCKTYQEYETRISEAESSAIELVAIGLIGPQKKINKLTGSLSLFK; from the coding sequence ATGAATTTTGATGCTACTGCCCACAAATGCGTAATCGTAGTCAATAGCACATTGGGGTTAGGGCACGCAGCCAACGCGGTCAGTGTCATTGGCGTTAGCCTCGGGCGTTCGGTCGCTGGTCTGGTGGGGCCTGACATGCAAAGCCTAGATAATGTGAACTACCCCGGTGTCATCTATGCACCGTTGCCAATTTTGCTTTCCACACCTGAGCATTTGCAGCAACTTCAAGAGAAAGCCTTGGCAGATGAAGAAATTCACGCCATGCCATTCAGCGCACTAGCGCAATCCTGCAAAACGTATCAGGAGTATGAAACACGTATCTCCGAAGCCGAAAGCTCAGCAATCGAATTGGTTGCTATTGGATTAATTGGACCACAGAAAAAAATTAACAAATTGACAGGTAGTCTTTCATTATTCAAGTAA
- the nrdR gene encoding transcriptional regulator NrdR produces the protein MKCPFCGSPDTLVADSRISDEGDLVRRRRRCPLCDKRFTTFETAEVRLPQVVKQNGQRAEFDREKIRTSFERALHKRPVPTPLVDEAILRIIQKALSLGDREIMSRQIGEMVMSELAKLDKVAYIRFASVYRSFQDVDDFRDVIREVSKE, from the coding sequence ATGAAGTGCCCCTTCTGTGGTTCCCCTGATACGTTAGTTGCTGACTCGCGTATATCTGATGAAGGCGATTTGGTTCGCCGCCGCCGCCGTTGCCCTTTGTGCGATAAACGCTTTACTACTTTTGAAACCGCCGAAGTGCGCTTGCCGCAGGTGGTAAAACAAAATGGTCAGCGTGCTGAATTTGATAGAGAAAAAATTCGCACCAGTTTTGAGCGCGCCTTGCATAAACGACCCGTGCCCACACCCTTGGTCGACGAAGCCATCCTGCGCATTATCCAAAAAGCCTTGTCTTTAGGTGACAGAGAAATCATGAGTCGCCAGATCGGCGAAATGGTGATGTCCGAACTCGCCAAGCTTGATAAAGTCGCCTACATCCGATTCGCCTCCGTATACCGCTCCTTCCAAGACGTCGACGATTTCCGCGATGTGATTCGGGAAGTGAGTAAGGAATAA